A genomic region of Maledivibacter sp. contains the following coding sequences:
- a CDS encoding ABC transporter substrate-binding protein: MTKKVIALLLISLMVVSLFAGCGTSNEATTDKPAKQEQSNSEEKKEKEITIALASDALSMDPHDYDETVTSAINLHIFDTLISYDHDLQSTPGLAESWEIKEDGVTWVFKLREGVKFHNGNDFTADDVIYSYDRAKNNEISSNKSYMANVASMNKVNDYTLELVTPFPYSLLLSDLKNVMIIDKEYTEGMSDEEIALNPVGTGRYKFVEHVKEDHLDLALNEDYWGEKPSIQKVRFRPISNEATRTATMLSGEVDFTVDIAVRDVDRLKSNSDIDVLEQPSLRVIYLNFDGWRDDSPTVEKPNPLKDIRVRQAIYHAIDEDTIVKNVMNGQAYPAASYIPDVFLGHNSDIKRLEYDPEKAKQLLADAGYPEGFTITLDAPNNRYVNDEQIAQSVASYLQKVGIKLELNLMPKSLFFKHITTREDKTSFCMTGWADSGGEGAILLKDLLYTYGEKEGYGNVNRGYYNNPKFNELIDKAYQTADKEERAKIVAQAAKVAADDVAYIPLHFQKDLFAKKKNISYKPRPNKYIFTWDMDIVD; encoded by the coding sequence ATGACAAAAAAAGTAATAGCCTTATTGTTGATTTCTTTAATGGTAGTGTCACTATTCGCAGGTTGTGGGACTTCCAATGAAGCTACAACAGACAAACCAGCAAAACAGGAGCAAAGTAATAGTGAGGAGAAAAAGGAAAAAGAAATCACTATAGCCTTAGCTTCAGATGCATTATCAATGGATCCACATGATTATGATGAAACCGTTACAAGTGCAATTAATCTACATATCTTTGATACTTTGATTTCCTATGATCATGACCTGCAATCTACTCCGGGACTAGCGGAAAGCTGGGAGATAAAAGAAGATGGAGTTACTTGGGTATTTAAGCTAAGAGAGGGCGTAAAGTTCCATAATGGAAATGACTTTACAGCCGATGATGTTATATATTCTTATGATAGAGCAAAAAATAATGAGATTTCATCAAATAAGAGTTATATGGCTAATGTTGCTAGTATGAATAAAGTTAATGACTATACACTTGAATTAGTTACGCCTTTCCCGTATTCACTATTATTATCAGACCTGAAAAATGTGATGATTATAGATAAAGAATATACTGAAGGTATGTCAGATGAAGAAATTGCTTTAAACCCAGTTGGTACTGGTAGATACAAGTTTGTTGAGCATGTTAAGGAGGATCATTTAGATTTAGCTTTAAATGAAGATTACTGGGGAGAAAAACCTTCTATACAAAAGGTAAGATTTAGACCTATCTCGAATGAGGCCACAAGAACAGCTACTATGTTAAGTGGTGAGGTTGATTTTACTGTAGATATAGCAGTAAGGGATGTGGATAGATTAAAGTCTAATTCTGATATAGATGTTTTAGAGCAACCGAGTTTAAGGGTAATATATCTTAATTTTGACGGGTGGAGAGATGATTCTCCAACGGTTGAAAAACCAAATCCATTAAAGGATATAAGGGTTAGACAAGCAATTTATCATGCTATAGATGAGGATACAATTGTAAAGAATGTTATGAATGGACAAGCATATCCTGCGGCATCATATATACCCGATGTTTTCCTTGGACACAATTCAGATATCAAGAGATTGGAATACGATCCAGAAAAGGCTAAGCAGCTTTTAGCAGATGCGGGTTATCCAGAGGGATTCACTATTACCCTCGATGCACCAAACAATAGGTATGTAAACGATGAGCAGATAGCCCAATCAGTTGCAAGTTACTTGCAAAAAGTAGGAATAAAGCTTGAGCTAAATCTTATGCCTAAATCCCTATTCTTCAAGCATATAACAACAAGGGAGGATAAAACCAGCTTCTGCATGACTGGATGGGCTGACAGTGGCGGAGAAGGAGCCATTTTATTAAAGGACTTACTATATACTTATGGTGAAAAGGAAGGTTATGGTAATGTCAACAGAGGATACTATAACAACCCTAAGTTTAATGAATTAATAGATAAAGCATATCAGACCGCCGATAAGGAAGAAAGGGCGAAGATAGTTGCACAGGCTGCTAAAGTAGCTGCAGATGATGTAGCATATATTCCACTTCATTTCCAAAAAGATTTATTTGCAAAGAAAAAGAATATAAGCTATAAGCCAAGACCAAATAAATATATTTTTACTTGGGATATGGATATAGTAGATTAG
- a CDS encoding ABC transporter ATP-binding protein, whose protein sequence is MGNKLLEVKGLKTYFHTFKGVVKAVDGISFSLDKGEVLGIVGESGSGKSVTSFSILKLVEEPGVVEAEKVMFKGEDLAKKSEKEMMKVRGKEISMIFQDPMTSLNPLYTIQQQIEEMLILHGNLNESQRKERCIELLKSVGIPNPEHRLKAYPHEFSGGMRQRVIIAIALAANPTLIIADEPTTALDVTIQSQILKLMKELVENNDASLILITHDLAVVSETADKIVVMYCGKIVEEGSTRDIINNTAHPYTKGLLNSIPKLSKDSHRLEQIPGMVPNMFDLPKGCKFAPRCKYCQEKCLNEEPVKAIMREGHYTACHFPLKGGHKFE, encoded by the coding sequence ATGGGCAATAAACTTTTAGAGGTTAAGGGATTGAAGACATATTTTCATACTTTTAAAGGAGTAGTTAAAGCCGTTGATGGAATTAGTTTCTCCTTAGACAAAGGGGAAGTTTTAGGTATAGTAGGAGAGTCGGGCAGTGGAAAATCAGTTACCAGTTTTTCTATTCTAAAGCTAGTTGAAGAACCCGGTGTTGTAGAGGCAGAAAAGGTAATGTTTAAAGGAGAAGATTTAGCTAAAAAATCTGAAAAAGAAATGATGAAGGTTAGAGGAAAAGAGATATCAATGATATTTCAAGACCCAATGACATCATTAAATCCATTATATACTATTCAGCAGCAAATTGAAGAAATGCTAATATTACATGGCAATCTTAATGAAAGTCAAAGAAAAGAAAGGTGTATTGAACTATTAAAATCAGTGGGAATTCCAAATCCGGAGCATAGATTAAAGGCCTATCCCCATGAGTTTAGTGGAGGAATGAGACAAAGAGTTATCATAGCCATAGCTCTTGCCGCAAATCCCACACTAATAATTGCAGATGAACCTACCACTGCTTTAGATGTTACTATCCAATCACAGATATTAAAGCTAATGAAGGAGTTGGTAGAAAATAATGATGCTTCCCTAATACTTATAACCCATGATTTGGCCGTAGTTTCAGAAACCGCGGATAAGATTGTGGTTATGTATTGCGGAAAAATAGTTGAGGAAGGAAGTACTAGGGATATAATAAATAATACTGCTCATCCCTATACAAAGGGCCTGTTGAATTCAATACCAAAATTGAGCAAGGATTCCCATAGACTTGAGCAAATTCCGGGAATGGTGCCCAATATGTTTGATTTGCCCAAGGGATGTAAATTTGCTCCCCGTTGTAAATATTGTCAGGAGAAGTGCTTAAATGAAGAACCCGTAAAAGCTATTATGAGGGAAGGACATTATACTGCCTGTCATTTCCCTTTGAAGGGGGGACATAAATTTGAGTAA
- a CDS encoding MurR/RpiR family transcriptional regulator, translating into MDIIERIRSQYTRFSKTQRKIADYLLCNSNRVGFMTLKNLSEEVKAAEVTILNFAKKLDCNSFIELKSEFQDYIKYKTSPPEKLTNALSNIESIDSNLADIINSEMQCVEDTIKSIDVKDIKQSIKLIKEASKVYLVGSGISAGVTNFLLLRLKYLGISAEIFNVTPFHLVGLEMSKRLENSVFIVVTLPTYSKLVLNFTEYLKEKGHSVIALTDSMKAPVSKYANVVFTCATNSVLFFNTITGLISISNILLTALAIESKQDILDSIEQLKEFQDKFEDGSMIVYE; encoded by the coding sequence ATGGATATTATTGAAAGGATAAGGAGTCAATATACTAGGTTCAGTAAAACTCAAAGAAAAATAGCAGATTATCTGCTCTGTAATTCTAACAGAGTTGGGTTTATGACTTTAAAAAATTTAAGCGAAGAAGTTAAAGCTGCAGAAGTAACTATACTGAACTTTGCAAAAAAATTAGACTGTAATAGTTTTATAGAACTCAAAAGTGAATTTCAAGATTATATTAAATATAAAACCTCTCCACCGGAAAAATTGACAAATGCATTAAGCAATATAGAAAGTATAGATAGTAACTTAGCAGATATTATTAACTCTGAAATGCAATGCGTAGAAGATACAATAAAAAGTATTGATGTAAAGGATATAAAGCAATCCATAAAATTAATAAAGGAAGCATCTAAAGTTTATTTGGTTGGATCGGGAATATCCGCTGGGGTAACAAATTTCTTGCTGTTGAGATTAAAGTATCTTGGCATAAGTGCAGAAATATTTAATGTTACTCCCTTCCATTTAGTTGGCCTAGAAATGTCAAAGAGACTTGAAAATAGTGTTTTTATAGTTGTAACACTACCAACCTATTCAAAGCTTGTATTAAACTTTACAGAATATTTGAAGGAAAAGGGCCATAGTGTAATAGCTTTAACAGATTCAATGAAGGCACCGGTTTCTAAGTATGCAAATGTAGTTTTTACATGTGCAACTAATTCTGTATTGTTTTTTAATACTATCACTGGCCTAATTAGTATCTCAAATATATTACTAACAGCACTGGCCATAGAGTCAAAACAAGACATACTAGATAGTATAGAGCAGTTAAAGGAATTTCAAGATAAGTTTGAAGACGGTTCAATGATTGTCTATGAGTAA
- a CDS encoding ABC transporter permease, whose protein sequence is MTTSTKSQEPKVGQKIGIKEKLHRVTSSEFFYNYKRNVPAIIGSIIIFIALFLAIFGPAFAPQNPYDLTEIDLADAYKPPVWQEGGDSRFILGTDDQGRDIVSGIIYGSRISLFIGLTVTILSCFIGTTLGLLAGYYGGKIDSFIMRIADIQLSFPSMLIALFIMSAFGRGVDKLLFALTLVGWVIFARTVRGETLSVKKKEFIEATRVIGLPDRKIIPRHVLPNVFTSVIVISTIKVGDFILTEATLSFLGVGVPITEPSLGLLVKNGFDVLFSGLWWVSVFPGFYIMLLVFGINLLGDFLRDELNPKLK, encoded by the coding sequence ATGACAACGTCTACAAAATCACAGGAACCTAAGGTAGGACAAAAAATTGGTATTAAGGAGAAACTACATAGAGTCACATCTTCGGAGTTTTTTTATAATTATAAAAGAAATGTGCCTGCAATAATTGGCTCTATTATCATATTTATAGCATTATTTTTGGCTATATTTGGACCTGCATTTGCTCCCCAGAATCCATATGACTTAACGGAAATAGACTTGGCTGATGCTTATAAGCCTCCTGTTTGGCAGGAGGGAGGAGATTCAAGATTTATACTTGGAACAGACGATCAGGGCAGGGATATCGTGAGTGGGATAATATATGGAAGTAGAATATCCCTATTCATTGGATTGACTGTTACCATATTATCTTGTTTTATTGGAACTACATTGGGATTATTGGCGGGATATTATGGTGGTAAAATAGATTCCTTTATCATGAGAATTGCAGATATTCAGCTATCCTTTCCTTCTATGCTCATTGCCCTATTTATTATGTCAGCCTTTGGACGTGGGGTGGATAAACTACTATTTGCGCTGACATTAGTTGGATGGGTTATTTTTGCTAGAACGGTTAGAGGGGAAACCCTATCGGTAAAGAAAAAGGAATTTATTGAGGCCACGAGGGTAATAGGGCTTCCCGATAGAAAAATAATTCCTAGACACGTATTACCAAATGTTTTTACATCTGTTATAGTAATTTCAACTATTAAAGTTGGAGACTTTATTCTGACTGAGGCTACTTTAAGCTTTTTAGGCGTTGGAGTACCTATAACAGAGCCTTCATTGGGTCTTCTAGTGAAAAATGGATTTGACGTACTGTTTAGTGGACTATGGTGGGTTTCAGTTTTCCCAGGATTTTATATTATGCTGTTAGTTTTTGGAATAAATTTACTTGGAGACTTTTTAAGAGATGAGTTAAATCCTAAGTTAAAATAG
- a CDS encoding ABC transporter permease: MIKYFVKRFMQMILVLFVVSLVVFILTNYIGDPISMLLPEDASEAEIQVAIERLGLDKPIHIQYWIFLKDISSGNFGKSYMFSRPALGLIIERIPATLEIVITAVLMTIVLAIPLGVYAGAYPKRHSSRVIMAGSILGISLPSFWVGMMMIYIFSVILGWLPASGRGEAIEILGMRLSIFSASGWRHIILPAFTLSLGNIAMMLRLTRAGMQENMRQDYVKFARSKGVSSRKVLFGHALKNALIPVVTVFGVRIGKLIAFTTITETIFAWPGMGKLLIDSIYMSDRPVIVAYLMFVALIFVVINFVVDIIYTMIDPRIELR, encoded by the coding sequence TTGATTAAATACTTTGTCAAAAGATTTATGCAGATGATTTTAGTGTTATTTGTTGTTTCATTGGTTGTATTTATACTCACTAATTATATCGGGGATCCAATATCTATGCTGCTGCCGGAGGATGCTTCAGAGGCGGAAATCCAAGTAGCCATAGAACGCCTTGGGCTAGATAAACCTATCCATATTCAATATTGGATATTTCTTAAGGATATATCAAGTGGTAACTTTGGGAAATCATACATGTTTAGTCGTCCTGCATTAGGTTTGATTATAGAAAGGATTCCCGCAACTCTGGAGATAGTTATTACAGCGGTGCTTATGACAATTGTTCTTGCCATACCCTTAGGGGTCTATGCAGGAGCTTATCCTAAAAGGCATAGTAGCAGAGTGATAATGGCTGGATCAATATTGGGTATTTCATTACCATCCTTTTGGGTGGGAATGATGATGATATATATTTTCTCAGTAATTTTAGGATGGCTGCCTGCTTCAGGTAGAGGAGAAGCCATTGAAATCTTAGGAATGAGATTAAGTATATTCTCAGCTAGTGGATGGAGACATATTATACTTCCTGCTTTTACCCTTTCATTGGGAAATATCGCCATGATGCTTAGACTTACAAGGGCCGGCATGCAGGAAAATATGAGACAGGATTATGTAAAGTTCGCTAGATCAAAGGGTGTTTCCTCTAGAAAGGTGCTATTTGGACATGCACTTAAAAATGCTTTGATACCTGTAGTTACAGTTTTCGGTGTCAGAATAGGAAAATTAATAGCCTTTACAACTATAACAGAAACGATTTTCGCTTGGCCTGGCATGGGAAAGCTACTAATAGATTCAATATATATGTCGGATAGACCTGTAATAGTAGCATATCTTATGTTCGTGGCATTAATATTTGTAGTTATAAACTTTGTAGTGGATATTATCTATACAATGATTGATCCTAGAATTGAATTGAGGTGA